One part of the Schistocerca piceifrons isolate TAMUIC-IGC-003096 chromosome 2, iqSchPice1.1, whole genome shotgun sequence genome encodes these proteins:
- the LOC124776317 gene encoding uncharacterized protein LOC124776317 — protein sequence MPRNLSDACWSSDDSSFGWVDMEDIEPAVSKKTNTVEERISETEDDSSDDSDNTQFDSESKNRPVLKDEREQKENQKRNDPISTNISQGRVRNDVSDDSDSTQFDLEFDNRPVVKGAIRSKGNNPLNVNGDQLKHHETNNSSNHETSENSASAESGSESSDDSDKKELKPFTKSLLVKKERRSHVLSDDSEVDSSPLKTRLRVKSESVTTQQTTKGDKHVPLIEGVLLDTVQPLPLDIGDNEDVWIVQCPNEMSEPTLKGKTLNFNGISCAEQFEGSVLLTANTKPMNLLLPKSPLKLTSLTPAGHIIFKEKEMAPYIVHPVCNEDNLTSLPTGLKERHPLFGADLSLAQKLSSQLQKRKKKKKKKKQNVSDLGSTFCEDENEMPEAENGPKFANSLDDSSSHIKKKKKKRKHLDEETVAFNQDSDTKSHSLHPSFHSGNSPRIKSEQNINGFVIDDYIQSELQQKKHRKVKHEPGEAVSPVITNLHPELAYATPSKKRKHKHLEYSFESDRMVAGGTSDEAENILSQKRKKRKYEDASNTSYDVYSASKRTIEPSESVGESSDLVSPKKKKHHKYESDFQRQNIENVNNKSDELAIYSEEMTLDPVTDGLLHTVKKKKKKIKENDTESVVSPNIKTNSDINFMSTKEKKKLKIENIDRHLGQLSFDATETKKSVSDVTGADFDYFDANRKKLHKEERRKFEETGYSAESSGENLTHSKFFKHTPNNSLLKQETSYADHSPVIDVHQKKKKKRKSE from the exons ATGCCCAGAAATTTATCTGATGCGTGTTGGAGCAGTGATGACAGCAGCTTCGGATGGGTAGATATGGAAGACATAGAACCTGCTGTGTCCAAGAAAACTAATACAGTTGAAGAGAGGATTTCAGAAACTGAAGACGATTCTAGTGATGATTCTGACAATACACAGTTTGACTCTGAAAGTAAGAACAGGCCCGTACTGAAAGATGAACGAGAACAAAAAGAGAACCAGAAAAGAAACGATCCAATATCCACCAACATATCACAAGGGCGAGTTAGAAATGATGTTAGTGACGATTCTGACAGTACACAGTTTGATCTAGAATTTGACAACAGACCTGTAGTGAAAGGTGCAATAAGGTCAAAAGGAAATAATCCATTGAATGTAAACGGGGACCAATTAAAACACCATGAAACTAATAACTCAAGTAACCATGAAACTTCAGAAAACAGTGCTTCTGCGGAATCTGGAAGCGAATCTAGTGATGACAGTGACAAAAAGGAGCTGAAACCATTTACAAAAAGTCTACTAGTTAAGAAGGAGAGACGTTCACACGTATTGTCAGACGACAGTGAAGTTGATTCTTCACCTTTGAAAACCAGGTTGAGGGTTAAATCAGAGTCAGTAACAACACAGCAAACTACAAAAGGAGACAAGCATGTCCCATTGATAGAAGGTGTTCTCTTAGACACTGTACAGCCATTGCCGTTAGATATTGGTGATAATGAAGATGTATGGATTGTGCAGTGCCCTAATGAAATGTCAGAACCGACATTGAAAGGAAAAACATTGAATTTTAATGGAATTTCTTGTGCAGAACAGTTTGAAGGCAGTGTGTTACTGACTGCTAATACAAAGCCAATGAATCTCCTGCTGCCTAAAAGTCCATTGAAACTTACAAGTCTAACGCCAGCGGGACACATCATTTTTAAAGAGAAG GAAATGGCTCCATACATTGTTCATCCCGTATGTAATGAAGATAATTTAACATCCCTGCCAACTGGGCTGAAAGAACGTCATCCATTATTTGGTGCTGACCTTTCATTGGCACAAAAATTGTCTTCACAActacagaaaagaaagaagaagaaaaagaagaaaaaacaaaatgtgtCTGATTTAGGATCTACGTTTTGTGAGGATGAAAATGAAATGCCAGAAGCAGAAAATGGACCCAAATTTGCTAATAGCCTTGATGATTCATCAAGCCAtatcaagaagaaaaagaagaaaagaaagcactTGGATGAGGAAACAGTGGCTTTTAATCAAGATTCAGATACCAAAAGTCATAGTTTACACCCCTCATTCCATTCAGGTAATAGCCCCAGAATCAAAAGTGAACAAAACATAAATGGATTTGTCATTGATGACTATATTCAGTCAGAGCTACAACAAAAGAAACACAGGAAGGTCAAACATGAACCAGGAGAAGCAGTTTCACCAGTAATTACAAATCTTCATCCTGAATTAGCCTATGCTACCccatcaaagaagagaaagcacaAGCATTTGGAGTACTCCTTTGAAAGTGATAgaatggtggcaggaggaacttcAGATGAAGCAGAAAATATATTATCACAAAAAAGGAAGAAACGGAAATATGAGGATGCAAGCAATACTTCATATGACGTGTATTCCGCTAGTAAAAGGACTATTGAGCCAAGTGAAAGTGTTGGAGAGAGTTCAGACCTTGTTTCACCAAAAAAGAAGAAACATCATAAATATGAGAGTGACTTTCAAAGACAAAATATAGAGAATGTGAATAACAAATCAGATGAATTAGCTATATATTCTGAAGAAATGACTTTGGATCCTGTTACAGATGGTTTGTTGCATACtgtcaagaagaaaaagaagaaaatcaaagaGAATGACACTGAATCAGTGGTCAGTCCTAATATCAAaacaaattcagatataaattttatgtctaccaaggaaaagaagaaactgaaaattgaGAATATTGACAGACATTTAGGGCAGCTGAGTTTTGACGCTACAGAGACAAAGAAGAGTGTGTCTGATGTTACAGGTGCTGACTTTGATTATTTTGATGCCAATAGAAAAaaactacacaaagaagaaagaaggaagtttGAAGAGACAGGATACTCAGCTGAATCTTCAGGAGAAAATTTGACTCACAGTAAGTTTTTCAAGCACACGCCCAACAACAGTCTTTTGAAGCAAGAGACAAGTTATGCTGATCATTCTCCAGTAATAGATGTgcaccagaaaaagaaaaagaagagaaaatcagAGTGA